The following is a genomic window from Rhododendron vialii isolate Sample 1 chromosome 9a, ASM3025357v1.
ctctctctctctctctcggaattttatgttttaagTTTTGTGTCCTTCGGATTTTGGTTTTGCTCTTTTGGCTTCTGTGGTGGTAGttcgtttggttttttttgttagcGGGTATTCGGTGTTTTAGATGGTATTAGATACCTTTTTTTTGAGTGTGGTTTTCGGGTAGCGTGTTAGCCGTTATGCATGcgattcttttaatttttgttttctttcaaagattaataaaatcattttttgtCGATAAAAAAGACGGTATCGTATTTCAAGTATGTACCAATATTATCTACTAAAATGTGTACTTATATGTATAATATGTTGAAAACTTAATTAAAACGCTAAAAAATTCAACCAATTACATGAAAATATATCCGAAACAAAAAGGCAATACTAGTAGTTATGATTATGAAGCTCATATAAGAAACACAGTATATAGTTTTTTTAAGTACGTACAAAAGACTCAATAATGGAATTGCCTCCtaaaaagataattaaaaaCAGTATGATCAGTTCCATTCCGTAACCACCTGGGTACTGGCTGACAACGACCGAAGCAAAATTAGAGTAGGGTACCATTTCTAGACAAAAATGGTACATACCGGTCAGTACCGAATGATAATCTTGTACACTATAGATCTAATCGGAAAGATTTATCACGTGCAAGTAAAACTTTTTTCCTTTCGCGGCCTAAATGATGGTCCGCTCTCAAATAATCTATACCATATTTCATGGAGGTCCTGCACAATCACCATAGACTCAGCAAATCAATGgatttacatttttattttaacagaatttttttaattactcaATGGATTAATTTTCATGAAcaagcttttcatttttttccttgatgataTGAACAAGCATTATATGAAAAGATAAAAACCTCAAACGAATTCCGCAGAAGAGTTAAACCTAATTACTGGTAACCTGGCAATGACTTCAAATAATACAAATGTATTCTTCCTTTAAACCGTGGATTAAGGAAATCTGTAATCCTTTAAAAAGAATGATCACTaccgttaatttttttttaaatcaaaaactGAGTTATACCCAAAATAAATTATCATACGACAActacgatttttttttctttttggcctAATATGATgagaaaccaaacaaattaataatattttcttCGTGCCTGAAGGCGCAAGCAAACCGTAGTTGACCATATTTTATGAAACTTCTGAATAGTTGACAATTTGGAAGAAATTAACATCAGTTTTCATGGATACGCAATATGGTTCCAATACATTAAAACTAATTAAAGAATCACGCAAATTAGTTAAATATTATTACTAGCTATGAACATAACATTGACTTCAAAAATATTCTTTTtctgagggggaaaaaaaaagcaaaaaaaaaacctattcaTTCCTCCtcttaaaaaaaagagtaaaatattATAACTATTAAATTTAATTATCATCAAGGAAATCCTTCAAAAGCCCACTTGTTCTCCTCCCGAACGGCGGCTTCTTCCTCAGGGGTATAATCATTCTCGATATTGAACACCTTACGGACCTCCTGATGCGGCATGCCCTTGATCGTATCCGCGATTTTCTGAGCCATGATATCCAACAACCCCTTGATTTCCAGAAAATTCGCAGCCAACACCAGATGAAACAGGGCACCGAATTCCAAGTCCTTCAAGAATTCCGAGTCGAAGCTATTTAGTTCCTCTTGTTTCGAAGAAGACGCATTCGCGTGCTTCTTGCAGTATTCAAGGACTAGGGCTAGGGTTTTGGCGTCGATTTTGGGGAGAGGGATGGTGTTGGCGGAGGAGCAGTCGGAGTCTAACATGCTTTGGATTAGGGTGGATTGGAGGGCCACTTGCTTTTCGACGAGGAATTCCTCCCCGTCGGATGATTTTAGGGTTAGCTTCTCGTTGTTGTTTTCGGTCGAGGAAGCCATGGcaatgagagatagagagagaagatctGGAAAATCGAGGTTTGAGCTTTTTCAACGAGGCAAATCCTATTCTACTACTAATCTCGGGGTTGAGGCTGAAGGAAGGTTTGGGTTTATGGATATATATAGAGGATAGTAGAATATTAGGGTTTCATGCACATCCATATATACGTGCATGCATGGAATAGAATTGATTGGAAGCGTTAAACCGACTTTATTATAAACCCTAGTGGGCTCGGGGGCAAAGCTTACGTTGTGATCAAGTATTTTCTCTTTGTTTCGTGGTTATTTACTGGACCGGGGATGGccggtggttttttttttgctcggcactGGGATGGGATTATATACATCCGAACCATCCGTCTCGGCAATCCATGATTAGGATTGCTAAGACGGTTAGAAACTTGGACGGTTGATATTATGCACAACACCAAATAATCCGGACTAGTGATTGCCGAGACGGACGGTCCGGATGTGCACAGCACTGTGCCAAAGCTTAGGATTGATTAGGTTACCCATTTTATGTGAGAgtatttaattttcaaatgaaaaaatgtAAAACTAGTAAAATACGTAAAATCATAATAATCTTTTAATTATTACTACTAAAATTGTTTGTCTGTGTCATACTTGTTGCTGAGAGGGAGAGTAACTCAGACTTCCCCCTTTGCCTTAAAtatatgagtattttttttttcctttaccattgtctttttagttgttttctctTAATCAATTTTCATTGCATttgggtcatttttttttggattagccAAAAAATTATTGATTAGCCAAAAAATTATggcaaaaaactaaacaaaaaacagtaactaaaagtaaaaaaataccgACTATCTTTAAGTAAAAATTAATGTAGGCCAAACTCACTCTTATTTGCTTAGTTGTTACTCCATCCATCTCATATATTTTGTTTGCTTCTGTGTCATTTTAATCCAAACAAATAAGGTGTTTTcaagaataatttttcaaacatttttgcaCGTTCAAAATTACACATTGATATCTCTTGAAcatggaaaaaattcaaacaattctttcGAAAAGTAGTTTATTTTTGAAGGTCAAATGACCCGGTCTGGTGGAGAACAAATAAATGGAATTTGGAAACCTGTTCTAATTGAGTCACGACACCGTTGTCTATTGtgccttagagcatctccaacctttgacatcaaattggggatgtcaattttttttgaagactgatgtggcattttggcatctccaatttgatatcaaaacctttttttccaactcttatgtcaaattctatttatttgatatTAAGCTATCACTTTTCAACCCTTAATGTCAATCCTTATGTCAAATTATATTATtcaaattgtcattttttgaaatttggcatggaggagGGAGGTTATCAAAGTTGGCATGAGAAGACTTGCCTTCAAATCCACGTAGGAATTGGTATCAAAGAAAGCTGTtgggttggattgaattttggtgtcaaatttTACCGTTAACATGTCCACGTAGGATTTGACATCTCCCGTTGGAAATGCTCTATCAGCCTCATTCATGGCTTAAAAAAAGAcacaaatcattcattttgtttgCCTCGTCATGGGTTTTTAGGTAATCAACCCTCATCAAGTTTGTTGCGTATgcaacaaaataatattcattGAACTGGGGAAGAATTCTTCtgttgataaaaaataataataatgataagAAAGCACTTGAAGAAATGTGGTTTTGTCACGTTTGTCTCGTAAGTTTATCTTGAATTTATATTAGCTCTTAATTTTTTCAAGATTAATGTGTTTATCGTCCCTAATATCCAATTAGTGTTATTTATACTTTGCGCGATGGTCCGATGGACTTGACAAggcaataaaatgaaaatctaGACCAGTTTTTTAGGCAATCCTGCTACGGAAACCGACCGGAAGCACCGACGGTGTATACCGACCGCCACGCGGGGCCCACTTCGGGCTCCGCCTGGATGATCTaagttgttcaataattttaaaaaaaaaaccaagtgggcctGATAgaaatcagcttaatccgatatgtgtaggtgctcaatTCAATCATTTATTATTTCATTCAGAATTCGGATCCgtgaaaaaatggaagattgaatCGAAAACTTACACATATTACATTGAGCTATTTTTTCATGGGCCCACTCTGTACGGGCCCTGAAGTGAGCCCCGTGGATCACGGTTGCGGGAGTTTTCCCTTTAACGTGGGGCACGAGAATGGTGTGCCCTCACTGGCCCGACGATGCGTGGTTAACGTTGTGTCCTCGATCAAATTCTGCTaatttgagattaaaaaaaaattaaagtacttttgtCCATAGTCCTTGGAATTCTAAGTGCCATATTAGAGTAATCATGAAGTATTCtaatttggttcaaaaaatgATAGAcatgaaagtaattttttttttttttatcagaaaattacaTAATTTGTCGTAAGGGGCGAGCAATTTGGGGACAAATGGAGTAATCAAAATCTATTGTTCAAGTGTGATATAAAAACTTTAAAACTTAAGGAGATTAATAGATTATAtaatcaacaaattttttcaaatttttttttcaaaattattgttCTTAAGCTGATTGTTCAAGTGTGATATAGAAACTTAACAAGATTCAGACTTAGTTTGCTTATGAGGTGATTTGATCTCAGATGAAATTTAATTAAGCCAACCTAGagtagcttcttttttttttttaattttttgatcggcaaaataaagattttattaattattgaaACAAGTTACAACGATTAAACAAAACCATAGAGCAATAATAGCTTCACAAcgagaaaaaaattgtttgatcTAGGTTCCAAGGATATTTTCAATGCATAAAGACATACTCGAATTAAAACAAATAGTTCTGCGAAAATTGGTCTAAATACCTAAGTAgttaaaggaaaaaaacttgAAGATGAATAGTTTGGTTCATTCATCGGCCACACCTACTATGATCAcgaatacaacaaatttaagATCAAGCATAGTACCATGATCATCAAATCCTTATCAATGCTTAAAAACTTAGATATAAATGAATCACCAACGCTAAATTCCCAAATATCGAGTTTACATATTCCAAATTATCCTAATTAAAACTTAATGCTAAATTCCATAAATTAAATATATACGTACGCCAAGCAGAACAAtatgaaaaattgaaatcaTGACTCGAAAGCCCACGCATTCTCCTTACgaacttcctcttcttcctcaggaGTAAAATCGTTTGCGATTTTGAACGTCTTCCTGATCTCCTCAGGCGTATATCCCTTAATCATGTCGGCGACTTTCTGACACGTCGCGTCCAGCAATTCCCTGACGTCTAGGTAGTTGGCGGCCAACAGCAGGCGGAACAGAACCTCCTGGTCTGTGTCCAAGAACTCGGCGTCGTACGTTTTTAGCTGCTCGTCGTCCTTGTAGGATTCCGAGTCCGCGTGCTTCTGGCAGTACTCCATCACCATCGCGAGGGTCTTCCCGTCCACGTTGGGCACAGGAACGGTGGTGGACACGCAGTCGTCTTCAATCATGTTCTTGAGGGTCGTGGATTGGGCCGCGACGGAAGCTCTGATCTCGAACACCTCCCCGTCGGAGCTCTGCAAGGTAATTAGTTTCTTCTCCGAAGGCATGGTGGTTGTTAATTAActtgttttgattgaaaacgaATCGATAGCACGCGCGAGAAACAGGAGTGGTTATTTGGAGTGATGGAAAAGAACGGGGAGTTTCTAAGAGGTTGTGTGCGGATGATTGTGGATCTAGCATCTCTTATATTTATAGTATGCGGGGCGGGGGAAGTACTTGTCCTTGTTGGAGGAGGATTTGGAATTGGGAATGTGGAAATTAAGCTTCCTAATTTGAATTGTGACAGGAATCGGAATTGGAAAACTTCTGCCCCAAGGAACACTCTTTTAGAAAGATAGAGATACCAAATTCGATAACGGTTTTaagaaaagataattaaaaatAGTATAATCGGTACCGTCCTGAAATCACCTAGTAACGACGTATAAACGGTACTCACGGATAACGACCGAAGCATAATTGGAGAGGTAGGGTACCACTTCTAGACAAAAATGATACATATCAGTTAGTACCGAATGATAATCATGTACACTCTAGATCTAATCGAAGAAATTTGTCACGTGCAAATAAAACTTCTTTCCTTTCGCGGCCTAAATGATGGTCGATCGGCTCTCGAATAATCTATACCATATTGcccattaagaaaaaaatatctaaCCATATTTCGTGGAGGTCCTGCACAATCACCATAGACTCAGCAAATCAATGaatttacattttattttaaCAGAATTTTTAATTACTCAATGGATTTTCATGAAcaagcttttcttttttccttttttttttttccattatgaTATGAACAAGCATTGTATAAATGAAAATATTAAAACCTCAAAAGAATTCAGCATTAAATTTCTTTATCTGGGTTTTTAGGCCGATACGTGTGGCTTTGTCCAAACGGTTTCCTGTGTTTGCTTCTTTCCAAACTTTCGAGATTGGGTCTCAGATGGACATAGGATTAGTATTGTAGATTCTTTGGGTTTCGGGCTAGGATTTTGATATATATCATCATTCCTTGCTCCTATCaatctttgtaatattttcaaagattaatgaattttttttgcctttcaaaaaaaaataattcatggaGGTAATGCACAATCATGCACCATGGACTCCCTAATTAATCATAAATCAACAGATCAATTTTCATGAACATTCCTTGTTTGAAAAGATTAAAAACTCGAAAGAATCACGCAAAAGAGTTAAACCTAATCACTATAAACACGAGGTCGATCGACTCAAACCAACTGATTTCTTATATCATCCACTCTTATATATTCACCTCCTCTAAAAAACCCAATTCGGATTACACAAATCTTTTAATCCCTCAAGAATCTGAAACTAATTTGGAGTACCGCATTCATGAAAAATTGGAGCGCAAAAATTGTtcaataccaaaaataataataaaaccaaACAACCCTAAACCTAATTATCATCAAGGAAATCCTTCAAAAGCCCACTTGTTCTCCTCTCGAACCGCGGCTTCTTCCTCAGGGGTATAATCATTCTCGACATGGAATATCTCACGGACCTCCTGATGCGGCTTATCCTTGATCCTATCCGCGATTTTTTGAGTCGCGATATCCAGCAACCCCTTGATTTCCATAAAATTCGCGGCCAGCACCAGATGAAACAGGGCGCCCATATCCATGTCCTTTAAGAATTCCGAATCGATGCTATTTAGTTCCTCTTGTTTCGATGAAGAAGCATCCACGTGCTTCTTGCAGTAGTCAAGGACTAGGGCTAGGGTTCTGGCGTCGATTTTGGGGAGAGGGATGACATCGGTGGAAGAGCAGTCGGAGTCTAACATGGTTTGGATTAGGGTGGATTGGAAGGCCACGCGCCTTTCGACGAGGAATTCCTCACCGTCGGATGATTTTAGGGTTAGCTTCTCCTTATTGTTTTCGATCGAGGAAGCCATggcagtgagagagagaggatctgGAAAATCGAGGTTTGAGTTTTTTCGACGAGGCAAATCCTATTCTACTACTAATCTCAGGATGAGATTGAAGGTTTGGGtttatggatatatatatagagggtAGTAGAATATTAGGGTTTCATTCATATCATCCATACATGCATGAGTGGAATAGAATTGATTAAACCGACTTAATTATAAACCCTGGTGGGCTCGGGGGCAAGCTTACGTTGTGATCaagtatttgttttctttgttttgttgttatttacCAAAGCTTAATTAGGTTacccattttatttatttacgtatggagtatttattttttaaaagaaaaaaatgtaaaactTAATTAGTAAAGGACGCAAAATTACAGTAATCTTTTTGTTTGTGCTAAGCGTAATCTTTTAAATTGTTActaaaattgtttgtctattttgtaGTACTTGTTGTGAGGGCTATCGTTATGTAAGTGTCATTGGGATTTATCAATGCATTACCTCccacttttgtaaaaaaaaaaaaaaaagagggataGTATCATAGTAACTCAGACTCCCCCCTTTgccagtaatttttttttaaaccatcgtctttttggttgttttttctgAATCAATTTTCATTGCATGTGggtcattttattttttttgaagtagtCATTTGTCTTGATTAATGGAATGtaagaagtaaaaaaattatgaccaaaagtcGCAAAAAGGTCAGTaaatatggatttttttttttttaaaaagacagtTTGCAGTACTACTACTAACTTTTAGTGTTTTTAGCAATGTCGTTTATGAACTTTATTTAACTTTGGTTTTCATTTACCGAGATGGATGATTAGCTAAAAAACAGTaactaaaagtaaaataatgCCGACTGCCCTTGAGTAAAAATTAATTTAGACCAAACTCACTCTTATTTTCTTAGTTGTTGCACCCTTTgttccattttgtttgcttcCATGTCATTTTGATCTTAAAAAAAAGGTGTTTTTGAgaacaaattttcaaacttttttgcATTGTTCAAAATTACACATTGAGATTTTTTGaacgttgcaaaaaaaaaattcaaacaattatTTTGGTAAGTAGTTTGTTTTCGAAGGTCAAATGGCGCAGTCTCTGGTGgagaacaaacaaaacaagactGAGAGAGTAGTTAAATAAATAAACGGGATTTGGAAATCTGTTCTAATTGAGTCACAACAACGCCTGTCTATTGTGACTataatacacacctcttatttgagtgtgtatcatatgcatcccCAAAAATGTTATGAGTTGtaaagaaaatgttatgaatcgtattgctaaaaagttacgaatcttATAAAGGTTACaagatacaccaaaatattatgaaccATAATGAAAATATTGCGAATCGTACggctgaaaggttatgaattctagaacaaaagttacgaaacacactaaaatgttatgaatgaaccttaaaataggtgcatatggtacatccttttaggggtgtgtattgtagactttcccgtCATATATTATTAGGCTATTAGCCTTGTTCCTGCCTTAAAAATTAACTTATCCAAATCGCTTACTTTGTTTGCCCcatcaagttttttttctttcgacaACCAACCCTCATCAAGTTCGGGAAAAAGCTTCAATACACACTTCTATTATactttcaaaaaatggtaagCATGTATTTGGAAAACGTTATGCCTCTCGGTAGTAAATATTACGCTTCTTAACGGTAAATGTTACGTCTCACAGTGCTTAGAGGTGTACACACCCTTTATAGGTGTTACACCTATTGGCTAAAATGTTGCGACAATGTTACGCCTCTCGGTGAAAGTGTTACGCCTCTCGATGGCTGGTGCATATCGTAAGCATTACCCGTTTGGGTTAGGTTTCTTTTTTGTACTCATTGTAAGTTCTAGGCTTTTAGGCCCACAGGTATTATGGGTTTTGTCCCAATAGGTGTTTTGGGTCTTGTCCCAACTGACTATACTTTCCAACCAAGTTTCCAACCCTTGGTTAATTGAAATCTCTTTTctccttaataaaatgttatttttgtcaATTAAAAATAAGGGTGATGGTCATTTTAGGATTTATGGCTTCTAAGGGCATCCCATCCATATTCTCCCCCCTTATTTTCTTATGAGCCACTTTGCTGCAAATCCACTCTCGTTCCATCCTGAACTCCGCTTGACCCATCctcttggaattttttttttttaccaaccaGAATATGCAGataatatatataagaaaatattacaacaaaaaggGACACTACCGGTTCGAAATtacagagaaaacaaaaaacgaaatacaacaaaaaaacaaacaaaacaaaacaaaccaaaagccGCTTGGAGCCAAGACGCCGGAGTCAGACCCGTTAATCACACTCGTGAAGGGAAATTGGAGTGGCCAAAACTGGAACGGTCAGAAATAGAGTGTCCCACAGTCCCACTACTATAATCACCAACTACTATAATCCTCTTGATTATAGTATTGGGCATTCAATGCACTTGATGTGTGTACCAAAAAGAAGGGGTTTTCACTTGGGCTGGGCTGGGCTGGGAGAGTACCGCCTCTGCACTCTCCTTCAGTCGATTCAGATACCAAATCCTATCTCTCAGAGGGAGGTTCATCAGCCTGGaggcgggggctctgctgcctcAAAGGcacagcagcccctgcccacacaaTTAAATAACGCAGTTTTGAGAGGCAACTGTTggttcctttttgttttctcctttgTCCTCTTTGTCACTCTATAAACGAAACCAGTTTATATTTagtatattaaaatatatatagttcaaAAATTAcgtgtttcaattttcattccgtttgaatcgatgcaaagattttatttttttgattattttattctaaagggtcagaatttatttttgtctctagggctctcgtaaTCGAGTTTCTGCTTTATAGGATtttaaataaagagcagatatttaattatgagaacctagacaaaaattaattatgaccctttagaattatatgatcagaaaaataagatcttcacaccggttcaaacatatttaaaattggagcatttaatttttttagactgtttatatattaaaaaatatggttaaaaaatcaagtgcttcactttttaatccgtttgaatcgatgcgaatatcttatttttttgatcattttattctaaagggtcataattaatttttgtctctacgGCTCACGTAATCAAGTTTCTGTCTATAGTAGAGCTCTAGAAGCAAAAATTAACTATaaccctttaaaataatataatcagaaaaataagattttcgcaccgattcaaataaattaaaaattagagcacttatatttttaatatatataaactggTCTTTTATATATAGTATCAAAAAAGGAcaaatgagaaaacaaaaagggacCAGCAATTGCCTCCCAAAACTTTGTCGTTTAGtggtgtgggtaggggctgctgtcccctttGAGGCAGGCAGGCAGCCGAGCCCCCGCCTCCATAAGCCTATCGATTTACCCCTATCCCTGTTTTCAAATGGATATTTAGACAATACTCCAGTATTCTTTCATTGAGGCCCGGTTTGGGATGTTTAAAGAGTTCAATCCCAAGTTGTGAATACCATAACACGTCGGCTAGTACATGTCATTTTTGTCTAATACTGATACCCTTACCACTTTAATTTCGTTCCGGTCAATACTAGccataccaaacaataccagaCGGAGTTTGTTGATAGCGGTCAAACAAATGGTACCATTACTACCCGGTATGGTGTTTATAACCTTGGTTCACTCCAATTGCAATTTTTGCCCTCTCCCCATTCTCATTGAATTCTTCTCTCTATTTTTGCTTTCAAGATTTTTAATGGAAAGCATGGATCATATTATTAAAAAATCACCAAACATAAAAGCAAGTAACGAAATCCTTCTAGCCATCCTCGTCATTACTTTATTATTACCCTTAAAAAGAataatctcttcttcttcttttttgaaatttgaggaCTCCTCTATTCTAGGAATCCATAAAGCAAGCCTattagaaactctaaaatagGGCCCAAAACTGCATTCATTTAACTTGTCTTATCAATAAGCAACTTAAATGCCCCGTCAAAAGGGGAGAGTTTTTAGCCTGATCCCACAAGAATATGTTCCGAGGACAATTCATGGTCTTAGAACTTTGATAAAATCTCAAACTGGGAGAACAGTATATGAAGATACAGTAAAATATACACACAATAGTACACAGACATTTGATACAATTCCAATGTGGCTATGCGCAATTAccaagttttatttattttcagagCGCTATAATCATGAAGGGGATGGACGGGGCAGTCGTTTAGCAATttcctgtaaaaaaaatattaaaaaaagcAGCAGAAAAAGATTTGAGTGAAAATAACAGCGCAGGGGTATCATGACATATATTCAAGTAATCTAACTGATTAGTTGTGTAACCATTCATTTCTTCGATTAATTAGCCGGTTATTTGCAGTTTAATTGCCAGGAGCCTCTCCAGTAAGGAAGGGGTAATGGAGAGGATTCGTTTGGATCCGACAATTTTACAGCAACCCGCTTCAACACGACGAGTTCTCTCTTTAAGCTAGTGAAATGAACAAACAGGGTAAATTTTATGTACTATGAATATATACCTCAAACAGCTGATTTACGTTATCTGCGGTCTTTGCAGATGTCTCAATGAAAAACATCCCATTCTTCTCAGCATAGTCAATGCCATCCTTCAGGAAACAAGTACGTAAATATTAAATTGGCAAATCTGTAACCGTTAATAACTGTAGGAGAATATTAAACTGAGATATTTCTCCGGCCTGTCACTCACTTGAACAGGTACTTCACGTTTCTCTTGAAGATCAGCTTTGTTACCGACTAAAGCCATGACAATATCCGGGCTCCCATGCTTTTGTAGTTCCTGAAGAAAGCCACAATAACTATGAATCCACTGGTGTATTAgcaatttggagggaagcataaCTTTGAAACAGTACAGAAGAAACATTCAAAATAGAAACAAATAGCCAAACCAACCCAGCTGGCTGGTCAATCTCAGAGATCTTCTTGGCGGGCAAATAGGAGACAGACAAATAGAATTTCCGACATCGACGTACCAAAAAAGGAGAGGAGACGGACGACCATGGTTGCAAACTTACCAGCACCAGAGGTTAACTAATCAATGAACCCCCGATACCTACTTTCTTTTCTGACAAAATCATGCTTAACTGGTCACGACAAGAACTATAGAGAACTTTTGTTGGTTGTTGACCAACGGAAAGCATGGGAGAAAGAAAGATGCACAAAGAAATGAGAGAATTGCCCAACCAACAATGTGATGCCTTGATATAAGAATTACCTTTGTGGCACTGTCACTttctataaaatttattattgaaACAATTTTTACAATAAAAGATATTTACAAAGACGATTGAAAGAGTTATACTTATCTACATAACGGCTGACAATGTTCATTTGAGGAAAACTGGAAAAGCTCTCGAATAGTTTTGACTTTCAACAACTCAAATTCTGAATGAGGTTTGTACTTCTAAATCCCACGTCTCAAATAAAAGATATTT
Proteins encoded in this region:
- the LOC131300305 gene encoding SKP1-like protein 14 — protein: MASSTENNNEKLTLKSSDGEEFLVEKQVALQSTLIQSMLDSDCSSANTIPLPKIDAKTLALVLEYCKKHANASSSKQEELNSFDSEFLKDLEFGALFHLVLAANFLEIKGLLDIMAQKIADTIKGMPHQEVRKVFNIENDYTPEEEAAVREENKWAFEGFP
- the LOC131299828 gene encoding SKP1-like protein 1; this encodes MPSEKKLITLQSSDGEVFEIRASVAAQSTTLKNMIEDDCVSTTVPVPNVDGKTLAMVMEYCQKHADSESYKDDEQLKTYDAEFLDTDQEVLFRLLLAANYLDVRELLDATCQKVADMIKGYTPEEIRKTFKIANDFTPEEEEEVRKENAWAFES
- the LOC131299829 gene encoding SKP1-like protein 14 produces the protein MASSIENNKEKLTLKSSDGEEFLVERRVAFQSTLIQTMLDSDCSSTDVIPLPKIDARTLALVLDYCKKHVDASSSKQEELNSIDSEFLKDMDMGALFHLVLAANFMEIKGLLDIATQKIADRIKDKPHQEVREIFHVENDYTPEEEAAVREENKWAFEGFP